The following DNA comes from Janthinobacterium sp. TB1-E2.
ATCAGCTGACCAAGATCGACCCATGGTTCCTGATCCAGATCAAGGAAATCGTCGACCTGGAACTGTGGCTCGATACGCAGAAGCTGGAAAACCTGGACAAGAACACCCTGTACAAGCTGAAACAGAAGGGCTTCTCGGACCGCCGCCTGGGCTTTTTGCTGCAGACGACCGACACGGCCGTGCGCCAGCAGCGCCATGCGCTGAACATCCGTCCCGTCTACAAGCGTGTCGACACCTGCGCGGCCGAGTTCTCGACCGACACGGCGTACATGTATTCCACGTACGACGAAGAGTGCGAATCGAACCCGACCGACAAGAAAAAGATCATGGTGCTGGGCGGTGGCCCGAACCGTATCGGCCAGGGTATCGAGTTTGACTATTGCTGCGTCCACGCTGCCCTCGCCATGCGCGAAGACGGCTACGAAACCATCATGGTCAACTGCAACCCAGAAACCGTGTCGACCGACTATGACACTTCCGACCGTTTGTACTTCGAGTCCCTGACCCTGGAAGACGTGCTGGAAATCGTCGCCATCGAAAAACCGGTCGGCGTGATCGTGCAGTACGGCGGCCAGACGCCTTTGAAGCTGGCGCTGGACCTGGAAGCGAATGGCGTGCCGATCATCGGCACCTCGCCCGACATGATCGATGCTGCCGAAGACCGCGAGCGTTTCCAGCAAATGCTGCACAAGCTGGAACTGCGCCAGCCGCCTAACCGCACCGCGCGCACGGAAGCCGACGCCCTGGCGCTGGCGCAGGAAATCGGCTATCCGCTGGTCGTGCGTCCATCGTACGTGCTCGGTGGCCGCGCCATGGAAATCGTCCACGAGCAACGCGACCTCGAGCGCTATATGCGCGAAGCCGTCAAGGTCTCGCACGATTCGCCGGTGCTGCTGGACCGCTTCCTGAACGACGCCATCGAGTGCGACGTCGATTGCATCTCCGACGGCGAAACGACGTTCATCGGCGGCGTGATGGAACACATCGAACAGGCTGGCGTCCACTCGGGCGACTCGGCTTGCTCGCTGCCACCATACTCGCTGGCGCCGGAAACCATTGAAGAACTGAAACGCCAGACGGCGCTGATGGCCAAGGGCTTGAACGTGGTCGGCCTGATGAACGTGCAGTTCGCGATCCAGAAGCAAGAGATCGATGGCGAAATGAAAGACGTCGTCTTCGTGCTGGAAGTGAACCCGCGCGCGTCGCGCACCGTGCCTTTCGTTTCGAAAGCCACCGGTCTGCAACTGGCGAAGATCGCCGCGCGCTGCATGGTCGGCCAGTCGCTGGCCTCGCAAGGCATCACGCAGGAAGTCGTGCCGCCTTACTTCAGTGTCAAGGAAGCCGTGTTCCCGTTCGTCAAGTTCCCTGGCGTGGACACCATCCTGGGCCCTGAAATGAAATCGACGGGCGAAGTCATGGGCGTAGGCCTGACGTTCGGCGAAGCGTTTGTGAAATCGCAACTGGGCGCCGGCGTGAACCTGCCAAAATCGGGCAAGGTCTTCATCAGCGTGAAAGCGTCGGACAAGCCGCGCGCCGTGCAAGTGGCGCGTGATCTGGTCGAGTCCGGTTTCACCGTGGTCGCCACCAAGGGTACCGCCGCCGTGATCGCTGCCGCCGGCATCGCCGTCACGCCAGTGAACAAGGTGATCGAAGGCCGTCCGCACGTGGTCGACATGATCAAGAACCATGAAATCGTGCTGGTGATCAACACCGTGGAAGAAAAGCGCAGCGCCATCGTCGATTCGCGGGCCATCCGCACCTCGGCCCTGGCGTCGCGCGTGACGACCTACACCACCATTGCGGGCGCGGAAGCGGCCGTCGAAGGCATCCGTCACCTGGATGAGCTGCGTGTGTACGATTTGCAAGGCCTGCACAAGACCCTGCAACAAGCGTAGTCCGCGTGCCATTTGCAGTGACCGCCGTTAGGCGGTACACTGCATGCTTATCAACCACAGAGTTCCGTGCAGAGCAGCGCGCGGCCTCTGTGGTTTTCACTTGGTAAGGCCGTTAAACGTGGCAACACACTGCAACGGCGCCGATAACTAGCAGATAGTAGAGATAACATGACCTCAGTCCCATTGACCAAATACGGCGCAGAACTCTTGAAAGAAGAGCTGCATCATTTGAAGACCAAGGAACGCCGCATCGTCATCGATGCGATCGCCGAAGCGCGTTCGCACGGTGATCTGTCGGAAAACGCCGAGTACGATGCCGCCAAGGAACGCCAGGCATTCGTCGAAGGCCGCATCGCCGAACTCGAAGGCAAGCTGGGCGCAGCGCAAATCATCGACCCGACCGCGCTCGACGCGGAAGGCCGCGTGGTGTTTGCCTCGACCGTGAACCTGGAAGACCTGGAGTCGGGCCAGAAAGTCACGTACCAGATCGTCGGACTCGATGAAGCCGACCTGAAAATGAACAAGGTGTCCGTGACGTCCCCGATCGCCCGCGCGCTGATCGGCAAGTACGCCGGCGACGTGGTGGAAGTGCAGGCGCCATCCGGCCCGCGCGAATACGAAATCCTGGAAGTACTGTACATCTGATGCTCGCCCGCGTGCGCATCCTCGTTGCCACCCTGTGGGCCGGCAGCTTGTGGACCATCGGCTTCATCGTGGCGCCGACCTTGTTCGCTACCTTGAGCGACCGCGTGCTGGCAGGCAATATCGCGGGCAGCATGTTCCGCGCCGAGGCCTGGCTGTCGATCGTTTGCGCCTTGATACTGCTGGCCTTGCTGCAATGGGCGCCCGGCGCGCTGGAACTCAAGCGCCGCCGCCTGCTGGGGGCGCTGGTGCTGTCGATGCTGGTGTGTGCGCTGCTCAGCCATTTTGGTATTTCGCCGCTGATGGCCGAACTCAAGGCGCAAGCCCCGTCGGGAATCATGGACGAGGCCATGCGCAGCCGCTTCGGCATGCTGCATGGCGTGTCGACCGTGATCTTTGCCGTGCAAAGCTTGCTGGCGGGCGTGCTGATCTGGAAACAGCAGTAATTGTTTCCGTGTGTGTCGGATTACGCGCTGTGCGCTAATCCAACCTACCGGTCGATGCGGTAGGTCGGATTAGCGGCGCCCTGGCGCCGCGTAATCCAACAAGCGCAATTGCAATAAAAAAGCGGAGCAGGGAAGATCCCGTGCTCCGCTTCTTGTTTCAACAGCCTTGCGGCTGCTGAACGACAGGCTTACTTGCTGCCCAGTGCGCTTTTCTTGGCGCTTTTCTGACGTGGCTTGGCACGCTTGATGGAACCGCCTTCGGTAACGCGCTCATTGCCCTTGATCATGACTTTCGTCACGCTCGGGCGCTTGGTGCCGCTGGCGCTGGCCTTGACGATGGTCACTTCGCGCATGCCTTTGCCGGCGCTGACCTTCTCCTTAACCACTTCTTTTTTCGGACGGTAGATTACCAGCAGTTTGCCAATATGTTGTACCGGGGCGGCGCCGAGATTGCCGCAAATCGTATCGTACATTCCGACGCGGGCTTCGCGGTCGTCGCCGAACACGCGGACTTTAATCAGACCGTGCGAATCCAGGCCAAGGTCGATCTCTTTGAGGACAGCAGGTGTCAAGCCCGCTTCGCCAATGATGACGATAGGCTTCAGCGCGTGTGCTTCGGCGCGCAGTGCGCTGCGCTCTACGGGTGTAAGTTTTAGCATAATAATATTTAGTAATTCCCTTAAAAGCAGTATTCTACGCGAATGGCAAAGAAGAAATTAAACAAAAACTGGTTGCACGACCACATAAATGATCCATATGTGAAGTTGGCGCAAAAAGAGGGCTACCGCGCCCGGGCAGCATACAAGCTCAAAGAAATCGATGAAGACGAAAAACTGATCAAACCTGGCCAGGTGATTGTCGACCTTGGTTGCACTCCTGGCAGCTGGGCTCAGTACACGCGGCGCAAGCTGGCCGGCAAGGACGGCGGCGGGGTCAATGGTACCCTGATTGGCCTGGACATGCTGGAAATGGAGCCGATCGCCGATTTCCACTTCATCCAGGGCGACTTCCGCGAAGCGCGCGTGCTGCGTCAGCTGGAAGTGGTGTTGCAGGGCCGCAAGGTGGACCTGGTCCTGTCGGACATGGCGCCCAACCTGTCGGGCATCGCCACGGCCGACGCCGCGCGCATGGAGCATCTGATCGATCTGGCCATCGAATTTTCGCAATTGCACCTGAAGCCGTCTGGCGTGCTGCTGGTGAAATGCTTCAAAGACATGGGTTTCAGCCAGATCGTGGAGAAATTCCGTGCTGAATTCAAGGTCGTGGTGCAGAAAAAGCCCAAGGCCAGCCGCGATAAATCGTCGGAAATCTTCCTGATGGGCCGTGGAATCAAGAATCCGCTGAAAAATGCCGTTGAAGAAGATGATTCCGCCCTTGATATTTAAGAGGGAATCCGCACATGGGAACGAGAAGTGCAGTAGCGTCTGATGGTATAAAAGCCTAAATTGTTTATACTGCATTTTTTTGCGTGAACGCGATTTTTTCGCGCGCACGGATCGGCGGGCTTTGGCACGGCCCGCTTATTGCGAGTAAAATCGTGTTTCTAGCTATAGGTAAAGAGATGCGCACTGCATCCAAGGAGTCTTCGTGAATAACATGTTTTCCAAATCTGCCATCTGGGTAGTCGTATTGCTGCTGTTGTTCATGCTGTTCAAGCAATTCGACAGTCATGGCGCCACAGGCGGCAGCAAGGCCATCGCTTATTCCGATTTGCTGGATGAAGTCAAAGCCAAGCGCGTCAAGGATGTCGTGATCGAAGGTTCGTCGATCACCGCCAAGCTGATGGACGACACCAAGGTGCGTACCACCGCCACCAGCCTCGACAAGGGCCTGATCGGCGACCTGCGCGACAATGGCGTGCATTTCGATGTGCGCCCGCCTGAGGAAGCGTCTTTCCTGCAAACTATTTTTGTTTCCTGGTTCCCCATGCTGCTGTTGATCGGCGTGTGGGTATTCTTCATGCGTCAGATGCAAGGCGGCGGCAAGGGCGGGGCATTCTCGTTCGGCAAGTCGAAGGCGCGCATGATGGATGAAGCCAGCAACACCGTCACCTTCGCCGATGTCGCCGGTTGCGACGAAGCGAAAGAAGAAGTCAACGAAGTGGTCGACTTCCTCAAGGATCCGAGCAAATTCCAGAAACTGGGCGGCCGCATTCCCCGCGGCGTGCTGATGGTCGGTCCTCCTGGCACGGGTAAAACCCTGCTGGCGCGCGCCATCGCCGGTGAAGCCAAGGTGCCGTTCTTCTCGATTTCCGGTTCCGACTTCGTGGAAATGTTCGTCGGCGTGGGCGCAAGCCGCGTGCGCGACATGTTTGAAAACGCGAAAAAGCATTCGCCATGCATCATCTTCATCGACGAGATCGACGCTGTCGGCCGTCACCGCGGTGCCGGCATGGGCGGCGGCAATGACGAGCGCGAACAGACCTTGAACCAGTTGCTGGTCGAGATGGACGGTTTTGAAGCGAACTCCGGCGTGATCGTCGTGGCCGCCACCAACCGCGCCGACGTGCTCGACAAAGCCTTGCTGCGTCCGGGCCGTTTCGACCGCCAAGTGTCCGTCGGCTTGCCCGATATCCGCGGCCGCGAACAGATCTTGAACGTGCACATGCGCAAAGTACCTATCGGTACCGACGTGAAAGCCGATATCCTGGCCCGCGGCACCCCTGGTTTCTCGGGTGCGGACCTGGCCAACCTGGTCAACGAGGCAGCCCTGTTTGCGGCACGCCGCAGCAAGCGCCTGGTGGAAATGATCGACTTCGAAGATGCGAAAGACAAGATCTACATGGGTCCTGAGCGTAAATCGATGATCATCCGCGAGGAAGAGCGTCGCAATACGGCTTACCATGAGTCCGGTCACGCCGTCGTCGCCAAGCTGCTGCCGAAGGCCGATCCCGTGCATAAAGTTACGATCATGCCGCGCGGCTGGGCCCTGGGCCTGACGTGGCAGTTGCCGGAACACGACAATCTGTCCGCCTACAAGGACAAGATGCTGGAAGAAATTTCCATCCTGTTCGGTGGCCGTATCGCCGAAGAGATTTTCGTGGGACAAATGTCCACGGGCGCGTCGAACGACTTCTCGCGTGCCACCAAGCTGGCCCGCTCCATGGTAACCCGCTTCGGCATGTCCGACAGCATGGGCGTGATGGTCTACGAAGACAGCGAAAACGAAGGTTTCTTCGGTGGCGCCACCAAGACGATCTCGGAAGCGACCCAGCAAAAGGTCGATGCTGAAATCCGCAACATTCTCGACAAGCAATATGCTTTGGCGCGCACCTTGCTGGAAAGCAACCGCGACAAGGTGGAAATGATGACCAAAGCCTTGCTGGAATGGGAAACCATCGATGCCGAGCAAATCAATGACATCATGGCCGGCCTGGAGCCGCGTCCACCGAAAGTCATTCCGCCACGCCGCAATGCG
Coding sequences within:
- a CDS encoding RlmE family RNA methyltransferase gives rise to the protein MAKKKLNKNWLHDHINDPYVKLAQKEGYRARAAYKLKEIDEDEKLIKPGQVIVDLGCTPGSWAQYTRRKLAGKDGGGVNGTLIGLDMLEMEPIADFHFIQGDFREARVLRQLEVVLQGRKVDLVLSDMAPNLSGIATADAARMEHLIDLAIEFSQLHLKPSGVLLVKCFKDMGFSQIVEKFRAEFKVVVQKKPKASRDKSSEIFLMGRGIKNPLKNAVEEDDSALDI
- a CDS encoding DUF4149 domain-containing protein encodes the protein MLARVRILVATLWAGSLWTIGFIVAPTLFATLSDRVLAGNIAGSMFRAEAWLSIVCALILLALLQWAPGALELKRRRLLGALVLSMLVCALLSHFGISPLMAELKAQAPSGIMDEAMRSRFGMLHGVSTVIFAVQSLLAGVLIWKQQ
- a CDS encoding YhbY family RNA-binding protein codes for the protein MLKLTPVERSALRAEAHALKPIVIIGEAGLTPAVLKEIDLGLDSHGLIKVRVFGDDREARVGMYDTICGNLGAAPVQHIGKLLVIYRPKKEVVKEKVSAGKGMREVTIVKASASGTKRPSVTKVMIKGNERVTEGGSIKRAKPRQKSAKKSALGSK
- the ftsH gene encoding ATP-dependent zinc metalloprotease FtsH, which gives rise to MNNMFSKSAIWVVVLLLLFMLFKQFDSHGATGGSKAIAYSDLLDEVKAKRVKDVVIEGSSITAKLMDDTKVRTTATSLDKGLIGDLRDNGVHFDVRPPEEASFLQTIFVSWFPMLLLIGVWVFFMRQMQGGGKGGAFSFGKSKARMMDEASNTVTFADVAGCDEAKEEVNEVVDFLKDPSKFQKLGGRIPRGVLMVGPPGTGKTLLARAIAGEAKVPFFSISGSDFVEMFVGVGASRVRDMFENAKKHSPCIIFIDEIDAVGRHRGAGMGGGNDEREQTLNQLLVEMDGFEANSGVIVVAATNRADVLDKALLRPGRFDRQVSVGLPDIRGREQILNVHMRKVPIGTDVKADILARGTPGFSGADLANLVNEAALFAARRSKRLVEMIDFEDAKDKIYMGPERKSMIIREEERRNTAYHESGHAVVAKLLPKADPVHKVTIMPRGWALGLTWQLPEHDNLSAYKDKMLEEISILFGGRIAEEIFVGQMSTGASNDFSRATKLARSMVTRFGMSDSMGVMVYEDSENEGFFGGATKTISEATQQKVDAEIRNILDKQYALARTLLESNRDKVEMMTKALLEWETIDAEQINDIMAGLEPRPPKVIPPRRNAGDSGTGGISPNVTAPA
- the greA gene encoding transcription elongation factor GreA, which produces MTSVPLTKYGAELLKEELHHLKTKERRIVIDAIAEARSHGDLSENAEYDAAKERQAFVEGRIAELEGKLGAAQIIDPTALDAEGRVVFASTVNLEDLESGQKVTYQIVGLDEADLKMNKVSVTSPIARALIGKYAGDVVEVQAPSGPREYEILEVLYI
- the carB gene encoding carbamoyl-phosphate synthase large subunit, whose translation is MPKRLDIKSILIIGAGPIVIGQACEFDYSGAQACKALREEGYKVILVNSNPATIMTDPEMADVTYIEPITWSVVERIIAKERPDAILPTMGGQTALNCALDLFNNGVLAKYNVELIGASPEAIDKAEDRSKFKDAMTKIGLGSARSGVAHSMEESWAVQRTLGFPTIIRPSFTMGGSGGGIAYNEEEFETICKRGLEASPTKELLIEESLLGWKEYEMEVVRDKADNCIIICSIENLDPMGVHTGDSITVAPAQTLTDKEYQIMRNASLAVLREIGVDTGGSNVQFSINPVDGRMIVIEMNPRVSRSSALASKATGFPIAKIAAKLAVGFTLDELRNEITGGATPASFEPSIDYVVTKIPRFTFEKFPTADHHLTTQMKSVGEVMAIGRTFQESFQKALRGLEVGVDGMNEKTKDREKIEEELGEPGPERIWYVGDAFAQGFTLEEVHQLTKIDPWFLIQIKEIVDLELWLDTQKLENLDKNTLYKLKQKGFSDRRLGFLLQTTDTAVRQQRHALNIRPVYKRVDTCAAEFSTDTAYMYSTYDEECESNPTDKKKIMVLGGGPNRIGQGIEFDYCCVHAALAMREDGYETIMVNCNPETVSTDYDTSDRLYFESLTLEDVLEIVAIEKPVGVIVQYGGQTPLKLALDLEANGVPIIGTSPDMIDAAEDRERFQQMLHKLELRQPPNRTARTEADALALAQEIGYPLVVRPSYVLGGRAMEIVHEQRDLERYMREAVKVSHDSPVLLDRFLNDAIECDVDCISDGETTFIGGVMEHIEQAGVHSGDSACSLPPYSLAPETIEELKRQTALMAKGLNVVGLMNVQFAIQKQEIDGEMKDVVFVLEVNPRASRTVPFVSKATGLQLAKIAARCMVGQSLASQGITQEVVPPYFSVKEAVFPFVKFPGVDTILGPEMKSTGEVMGVGLTFGEAFVKSQLGAGVNLPKSGKVFISVKASDKPRAVQVARDLVESGFTVVATKGTAAVIAAAGIAVTPVNKVIEGRPHVVDMIKNHEIVLVINTVEEKRSAIVDSRAIRTSALASRVTTYTTIAGAEAAVEGIRHLDELRVYDLQGLHKTLQQA